The genomic window cacaaatgctgcgcagctagcgccattcgacggccaacaccgcggttcctggtgtgtccgctgtgccgtgcgtgtgatcattgcttgtacagccctctcgcagtgtccggagcaagtatggtggatctgacacaccggtgtcaatgtgttcttttttccatttccaggagtgtacttgaactGACTGGGGATTGAATCCCAGTTCATTGGATTTGTAGTTTGGCACTTGCCCTATGTGTCACAAGTGACCTTTTATGCTTTGATTAATCTGTGAGTTATTTGCATTCTAATGTAGTTAATCATGATGCCAGTTTTCCAAATACATGCCTTGTTGGCTGATGCTGAGAactgcagttttggttttctgtgtaaTCGAGGTTGTCACAGTAAACCCATGTCGTCCCTTAGGATACTGAACAAGCCAATTTTATATCATAAAGAAAACAAATCTTGCAGTAATCACACAATGAGATATACAGAAaaggaaattttttgatctaaaatttAGGAGTGTGCTATGATACACTTTAATTTATACAAACATGGACTGGCACACCACGAATGTAATAATTCTTCTGTCTGCAtgttttttatgaataatgtaagAATGATTTCACTTCGGTTCTAAACTCTTTTCAGGAAATTATTTATAGCAGTATCCAGATCATTTTTTCATGTTGGATGATTTAAAATAACTGCTTTGCAATACAAAAGTTTGCCACTGCTTGGTTTGTTTCCATAGCtttagaatattgtttatttttgttgctatTGTATTATCCAGAGGACATATTATTCATTACTTGTTTGTTGCGGTAGCATCAACTTGAAACGAATTTTTATTTCATCAAATTTCTGTTAAattgtttctgtaattttcatGGCTTTCCAGTCTGCCAGTTAACTAAGCTTTTAATATTCTGAAACTAGTAATTAATTATATAACTCCAGTATGTACAAATACTAATAGATTGATATGCAATATCCTCTTTGTCTGCTATGCTTtttgtaattatatgaaatatttattttcattatgcCTTTCTTAAAGCTTCCAATAAGGCAGAGTAATGGTTTATCAAAGAAACTTTTCAGACAGCACAGGTTAATTGTAACTCTCCACTGACAAATAGTTATTTCCACTTTTCACTGTAATCATAGTAATAAAACATCACAACTACAGAAGTTTGTCATTATGACAATTACATCGTCTTTGCTAACATACAGCCTTTCTTTTATAACATGGAGACTGAACATTTCCacagtttttcatattttttttctttttgcatttaaAAAAAGGATTGGCATAGGGGCTCTGATCAAAGTGGCAATAGCTGTTGCCAGTAGCTGTCCATCGGCTAACATTGGCACCCTGACTAGCCCGACGATGGTCCAACCACAGCAAAGTATATATGTCCGTACTGCTACAATCCCTGCACGTGAATGTAAAACATAAATGATAAACATTTTGTTGTTATCTCAAGAAATCATAATGTCTGAAAACTCTTTAATGATCTTGTATTCAGAATGCCATCACACtacaaatgtatctaaaaacaaaggtgctgtaacttaccaaacaaaagcgttggtatgttgatagagacaaaaaacacacacacaaattacaagctttcgcaacccacggttgcttcaccaggaaagagggaaggagagggaaagacgaaaggatgtgggttttaagggagagggtaaggagtcattccaatcctgggagcggaaagacttaccttagagggaaaaaaggacaggtatacactcacgcgcacacatacacccacccacacgcacacgcacgtgttgtgtgtgtgtgtgtgtgtgtgtgtgtgtgtgtatacctgtccttttttccccctaaggtaagtctttctgctcccaggattggaatgactccttaccctctcccttaaaacccacatcctttcgtctttccctctccttccctctttcctggtgaagcaaCCGTGGATTGCGAAAgcttgtaatttgtgtgtgtgtttgtgtgttttttgtctctatcaacataccaacgctttcgtttggtaagttacagcatctttgtttttagatatatttttcccacatggaatgtttccctctattatattcacactACAAATGGTTTGATCTGAAGTGAGGAGGGAGACTCACAGCAAGAGAAATATGGGCACAGAACATGCCAGCTAACATTGTTCCAATTGTACAATGAAGTCTTTCACAAACAGATACCTTACCTGCTGGTaaatcttctgggttgtatggTCATGGTCCATGAAACTTCTTCGTTTCTTAAATTTTTGTTCATAGCTCCCTGAATATCTTCAGAAGTGGTCATGGCTCTGCTGAGTATTGTTGGCTCGGTAAGACTCAGCAGAACcatgagcacctctgaagatgtacaGTGCACTGTGCAGCTCTGAATGAAACACTAGGGATGAAGAAGTTTCAGGCCATGACCATATAACCGGGAATGTTTACCAAGAGCCAACACTGTTCTGTTTTTTAGCCAACAGTTTCAAGTTCAACATATACATTTTGTTCTATTTGCTATTATGAATAAGTGCAGTTGAAAAAAGGCTCCTAAACTTAATTAATGAGATGGAAGTTATCTTTTTCATGGAAGCCACAAGCAGCTGGCAGTTGATCACCAGTTGATGTTGgctgaaaaatatgtttttgtataTAGAGTTGTATTGGTATTGTGGTCTTATATGGTGACAGCTTCGGTTGCTTCTCTAATTTTAAGGCTATTATGAAATATattgaatatattagtataaataaCTTTCGACCTAATGTCATGTGGATTGCCCAACTTTGTCAGGTAAAAGCTATATTAAGTAGTATTTGTCATCTTGAATCTTGTGTGCTGTATCCTAATTGTCATcattttatgtatgtatattaattatttattctttctttttcacTCATACAGTTTAATTTCTGTTgacaagagagtctttcagttaccAACGGTAGCAAAAGTGCGCATGCTTTATGATAATTATGTTGCTGATACTTCTGTCAATGAGCATGTTACTGCCCAGGAACGTGCAGAGGAGAGCAGTCTTTTGGATACATTTCTTGCAACTCCCGTTATGAGTACTGCAATGCGCTTTCTGGCAGATCATGGTAATTAGCTATTTTACAAAAACTTCTTTCCATATTTTAATCGAAAGTGGTTGGTTATGTTTGAAAAATGGATGCTATTACAGGATTGGTAAGACGAGATCCAAAGGCATACAAGAATTTGCTGAATCAAATTTGGTTTGGAATGTATTCCAGAGGAGGTGGACGTGTAGGATCAAGTGCATTTGAACATGTATTCCTAGGTGAACTCAAGAGAGGAGAAATTTCAGGACTACACAACTGGATCTTTtttaataatgaagaaattttaaaacatgcGGATTATTTGGGATACATTAGAAAGCTTGAATTGGGAGATGTAagtatgtaatgtatttattttctgtttattgtatacatgttccatagatctacACAATAATGATCTCACCATGGATATGAAATGTGTCAAGATTATTGTTATAAAAATTTGTGTATATAGCACACAGCAATGTAATACTTGAATGGACCAGGAGTGAAGATAGTATTGTGTTTGAAACATGGTACTGGAACACTTCCATTTGAAAATTCATTTTCTCTGTAGTAACAGAAAGTATGCTACAATGATAGACTTAAATATGCAACAATTTCATTTTGAAAATGACACCTCTGTTTCTTAAATGGAAATGAGTTGAAAATTTTGTTGCGAGCATACTGAACACCAGGGTGGATGCCATTCTTGTATCTGATGCTTGTGAGCATTTGCATTGCTTCCTAAATTTCCTTTATGAACAGAGAAATATTTGTTATAATCCAAAATAAAAACCACAATGCTCCAAACAGTATTCTTTAATGAATAAAAAACTTATTTACTTCTGACACTCTTTGAGAAGG from Schistocerca nitens isolate TAMUIC-IGC-003100 chromosome 5, iqSchNite1.1, whole genome shotgun sequence includes these protein-coding regions:
- the LOC126260927 gene encoding endoribonuclease CG2145-like isoform X2: MAAATSFAALPPPVTDKELQTLSETLLKKDVNNAAKFIKINYQARTRSNSLTDAAPLPLISVDKRVFQLPTVAKVRMLYDNYVADTSVNEHVTAQERAEESSLLDTFLATPVMSTAMRFLADHGLVRRDPKAYKNLLNQIWFGMYSRGGGRVGSSAFEHVFLGELKRGEISGLHNWIFFNNEEILKHADYLGYIRKLELGDKGAILKLHYKWENVIKPVGSMFVGTSPELEMALYTVCFIARPNQKCSLSLSGKRVFINTHTFRYRGKNMIGSAYPEI